From Triticum aestivum cultivar Chinese Spring chromosome 4A, IWGSC CS RefSeq v2.1, whole genome shotgun sequence, a single genomic window includes:
- the LOC123083776 gene encoding uncharacterized protein: MAMKVEHLPDPHLPLIPHLVPPPPPLTHTHTTSARRSTRARSPWRASPVTNAALLPLLRQRRPSSSPRCIACFLVECLLANPRHPSARGEEPLEHLHPQPSSSTPSRRPASLASHRRLAHPRISDLVSRPLPAGPGLLFLGSPPRPAASSATRRATGEEFICRHGASPPARIRHPESDPSTPAIPMPPHHAASLEFVAPPLPSSLHVVLVQAENECTLPLRVSQTTQSHTSATVD, encoded by the exons CGAGCATCTGCCCGACCCTCATCTCCCCTTGATCCCTCACCTCGTCCCCCCTCCGCCACcactcacacacacgcacacaactaGCGCTAGGAGGAGCACCCGCGCTCgatccccatggcgcgcctcccctgtCACCAACGCCGCCCTCCTTCCTCTTCTGCGCCAGCGTCGTCCATCCTCGTCGCCCCGCTGCATCGCCTGCTTCCTCGTCGAGTGCCTCCTTGCCAATCCCCGTCACCCGAGCGCCCGAGGAGAGGAGCCCCTCGAGCACCTGCACCCGCAACCATCGTCCTCCACGCCCAGCAGGAGGCCCGCGTCGCTCGCCTCTCATCGCCGACTTGCCCATCCTCGCATCTCCGACCTCGTCTCCCGGCCCCTGCCTGCCGGACCCGGCCTCCTCTTCCTTGGGTCTCCCCCACGACCAGCCGCCTCGTCGGCAACCAGACGAGCCACCGGAG AGGAGTTCATCTGCCGTCATGGAGCTTCGCCACCAGCCAGGATCCGGCATCCCGAGTCTGATCCGTCCACCCCAGCCATCCCTATGCCTCCCCATCATGCTGCATCACTGGAGTTTGTGGCGCCCCCGTTGCCCTCCAGCCTCCATGTCGTCCTTGTTCAGGCAGAGAACGAATGCACGCTGCCCCTGCGCGTTAGCCAAACCACCCAGTCGCACACATCTGCTACCGTGGACTGA